In a genomic window of Penaeus vannamei isolate JL-2024 chromosome 38, ASM4276789v1, whole genome shotgun sequence:
- the LOC113803109 gene encoding uncharacterized protein gives MPCRVDATCVRALLLALLALAACIAPASAQIHWNRGWGAGGSMGKRSSASSPMSPSASLGVDTEALMLSSECSFDVAHVSNLLARIIESEASRLAGCEVRSRYPSLSPVMGGDQDSLGRLPWWYASRKSSNEQ, from the exons ATGCCGTGCCGCGTAGATGCTACCTGCGTGAGGGCGCTCCTCCTGGCCCTTCTGGCGCTGGCCGCCTGCATCGCCCCCGCCTCCGCCCAG ATCCACTGGAACCGAGGATGGGGGGCTGGAGGATCAATGGGCAAGAGATCCTCAGCATCTTCGCCAATGTCTCCCTCAGCGTCCCTGGGAGTCGATACCGAAGCCCTGATGCTGAGCTCAGAATGCTCCTTTGATGTAGCTCACGTATCAAATCTCCTTGCCAGGATAATCGAA AGTGAGGCATCCAGGCTAGCAGGTTGTGAAGTGCGCAGCCGGTACCCCAGTCTGTCCCCAGTAATGGGAGGGGACCAGGACTCCCTCGGACGCCTTCCTTGGTGGTATGCCTCCAGGAAGTCCTCCAATGAACAGTAA